Within Anticarsia gemmatalis isolate Benzon Research Colony breed Stoneville strain chromosome 15, ilAntGemm2 primary, whole genome shotgun sequence, the genomic segment ACCTTATAACATCAGCAGTCAGATCAAATAAGTGTGACAAATGTAATGTAATCATTAGTAGTAGAGCTGTATAGGGAAAAATTGCCTTCAGTCTCTAGCTTCCACTCTTGACTTTCTCAGTGTGAATAGATATTCTgttgtaaaaagtattctatgggTTAATCTACGTTTAAACTATTgatgtatcaaatttcatttaaatctaaTCAGTAGTTTGTCGCAAgggtataatatacatacatcaatCCATCGtcacaaaaaattataacattagtatgataataatttaagctTACTTTTCAAATTTCTCAGCAAATTGTTGGGACCTCTTCAATGCGATCAATATCTCAGATACCCACAGTGCAGCCAGGCGAGCTTTGGAAGGATGATTTTCACTACTAGTTATTTTGATGAGAGCCAATAAAAAATCCAAAAGTAAATCATTTGTATGAAGAAAAGTGAGCAATACTTCAAAACACtgcaaataattattgtttagcCTGTTTCTGTGTTTAAAATCTTTGGCACTAAAGAAAAGCAGTAGATCTTTAGATAAAAACATGGAATCTTCTccaagtataattttattgatcaGTGTGTTGGTGTTTGGTGTGGTCTGTAGAAAATTCTTGCTCtgtttattcataatattaataagtgatGAAATAGATACTGTTTTTAAATTGGATAGATCAATACAATCTCCAAACAAATCTCTAACATCATTCACAATTGATTCTTTCATGTCAATACTTGGTATTTCtgataaatttttaattttgcagTCTGGATGGGCAGATATACTTAATGATGTACACAGATTAATAAAGGCAGCTATTTTAATCGTATCACCATGGAATACCTCTTTTTGCCCTGTAACATAATCCTTAATGCTTGGTTTATATCTATCCCAATAGTTTTGCTGAAGCCACTGTAAGCTTATTGAACATGCTTCTCGAAGCAATGTAATACAGGGAAGATTATTACTGTGAGCTGTATCATGTCGTAAATCTACAATCCAGTCAGGAACTCCTAATTTTTTGGCTGCTTGATACAGACTTGTGCCTTTCACTGTCTCTGTATCTAGCATGTGATTAACAAAACGCATTATAGCCGAAGAATAGGCTAGCCGTAGAAGTTGATCGTCAGCAGGATTTTCCACATTTTGTATATCCTTAATATGGACTTGAAGTAAAGATAGTGTTGATTCTATGCC encodes:
- the LOC142979030 gene encoding uncharacterized protein LOC142979030 codes for the protein MNNYCHVVPWYNSEEWLSVYNEISNTSGNKEHALNTILIWKSRCPSLPSGIESTLSLLQVHIKDIQNVENPADDQLLRLAYSSAIMRFVNHMLDTETVKGTSLYQAAKKLGVPDWIVDLRHDTAHSNNLPCITLLREACSISLQWLQQNYWDRYKPSIKDYVTGQKEVFHGDTIKIAAFINLCTSLSISAHPDCKIKNLSEIPSIDMKESIVNDVRDLFGDCIDLSNLKTVSISSLINIMNKQSKNFLQTTPNTNTLINKIILGEDSMFLSKDLLLFFSAKDFKHRNRLNNNYLQCFEVLLTFLHTNDLLLDFLLALIKITSSENHPSKARLAALWVSEILIALKRSQQFAEKFEKMTTENKVSKKKKDLKQLYHNWFPSKKGHNLTLDLQKPIPEQLLDVNYIQAIIAEYNPYLIYFIKDLLNLLEPSIPSGIAERIYKLAELISRPEKFPLSSTTIYTADDLMEKSEDYDDVEIIDLEVAQTDETNTMNQNEAQKHLVNSIWDLASASHTWSTCPIGQIFSTQNQADETT